The DNA region CGGGCTCGGGCCGTTGGTGCGGCCAGACCTCGCGCTGTTCAGCGCGGTCGCACTGGTGGCACTGCTCGTGCTGGTGCGGCCGGGAGGTCGTCGTGGGCTGGGCCTGCTGGCCGTGGCGGGCGCGCTCCCGTTGGCGTATCAGGTCTTCCGCATGGGCTACTACGGTCTGCTCACGCCGAACACCGCCCTGGTCAAGGAAGCGTCGGAGGCGAACTGGGCCCGCGGCTGGGCCTATCTGACCGACCTCGTCCAGCCGTACTGGCTGTGGCTCCCGCTGCTGGTGCTCGCCGTCGCGGCCGTCACGGTTTCGTCCACTGTGGACAAGACGTTCGTGGTGCTCACCGCGGTCCCGCTCGCCGGGGCGGTGCTGCTCGCGGGGTACGTGATCCGCGTCGGCGGGGATTTCATGCACGGCCGCATGCTGCTCCCGGCGCTGTTCTGCCTGCTGTTGCCCGTGCTGGCGCTGCCGGTGACGAGGCTGACCGTGGCGTTCCTGGTCGTCGTCGGGATCTGGGCGTTCGTGGCCGCCGCATCGCTTCGTCCGGCGTCGTCGGCTTCTCCGCGCGCGGTCGGCGTCACGGACGAGCGGTCGTTCTGGTCGCGGTCGACCGGGCACGAACACCCGGTCCTGGCCGACGACTACGCCGACCATCCGTTGATGCCGTCGGCGCTGGACGCCGTCCACGGCGTGGCCGGCCCGGCGGTGCTGGTCCAGGACTACGCGACCAGACGCTGGTACGCGTACCCGACGGACCGGCCGTACGTGACCGTCGCGGCGGACAGCATGGGCGCACTCGGCCTGCTGATCCCGCTCGACATGCGGCTGCGCGACGGTTACGGCCTCGCGAACCCGTTCGCCGCGCATTCGGCGTCGCTCCCCAACGGCCGTCCCGGGCACCAGAAATGGCTGCCGCCGGTGTGGGAGCTGGCGAATTCGGCGCGGCTCCCGATCGCCGAGGGCGGCCCGGCCCGCGCCGAGGACGTCGCCGCCGCCCGAGCCGCGCTCGACTGCCCGGACCTCGTGGCGATCGACGCTTCGGTGCGAGACCCGCTGACCGCCGGCCGCTTCGCGGAGAACTTCGCCGGGTCGTTCACGCGCGGCTCCGTGCGGTTCCCGCGGGTGGCGACCCCTCCCGTCGTGTGCGCCCCCTGATCACGCGTGTGCGCCCTCCAATCACGCGAGTTACGCCTTCAAGCACGCGAGATCGCCTTCCAAGCACGCGAGACACGCTTTCGATCACGCGAGACCGCCGTACTAGCGTGGCGGGCATGGCTGATCTCCCCCAGGCTCTCGTCACCGGCGCCACCCGCGGCATCGGTGCCGCGGTCGCCCGCGCGCTCGCTCCGACCCACCGGCTGCTGCTCGGCGGTCGCGACGCCGACGCGCTCGGCGAACTGGCGGGCACGCTGCCCGACGCGCGGCCGTGGCCGATCGACCTGACCGACGACGAGGCACTGGAAACGGCGACGGCCGAATTCGGCGAACTGGACGTGCTGGTGCACTCGGCGGGCGTGGCGCGGCTCGGCACGGTCGAGACCGCGACCGACGCCGACTGGCGGGCAAACTTCGAGGTCAACGTGCTCGCGGTCGTCACGCTGACCCGGCGGCTCCTGCCCGCGCTGCGTGTTTCGAAGGGGCACGTCGTCGTGATCAACTCGGGTGCCGGGCAGAACGCCCGCCCGGGCTGGGGCCCGTACGCCGCGAGCAAATTCGCCGTCCGCGCCTTCGCCGACTCCCTGCGGGAGGAGGAGTCCGCGCTTCGGGTGACGTCGATCTACCCCGGCCGCACGGACACCGAAATGCAGCAGGCGATCGTCGCCGACGAGGGCCGCGCGTACGAGCCGGAACGCTTCCTGCGCCCCGAATCCGTCGCGGCCGCCGTCCTCTCCGCAGTTTCGGCGACCGGTGACGCGCACCCGACCGAGGTGATCCTGAGGCCGCGAGGGCTGGTCTGACGCGTTTCGCGCCAGGGCAGGCGAGTCAAGCGCGAAGGCGTGCCGAGGTGTCGGCGACTTCGGCCTGCACCTGGGCGCGGTCCACCCGCAGGGATTCGCCGTCGCCGACGACCTGCTCGCCCGCCACCCACACGTCGCGTACGCGGCGTGAGCCCGCGGCCCACACCAGGTTCGAGAGCAGCTGCACGTCCGGCACGTCGAGGCCGGCCGCGAAGGCCGGGTCGTCGAGGTCGACGTGCACCATGTCCGCCCACCGGCCGGTTTCCAGCGCGCCGATGTCGGTCCGGCCCAGCGCGTCCGCGCCGCCGCGGGTGCCGAGCAGGAACGCGTCGGCCGCGGTCAGCACGGTCGAGTCGCCGGTCGCGAGCCGCGCGAACATCGCCGAGAGCTGCAGTTCCTCCCACAGGTCGATGTCGTCGTTCGACGCCGGACCGTCCGTGCCGAGCCCGATGGCGACGCCCGCCTTGCGAAGTTCCGTCACGCGCGCGATGCCCGAAGCGAGCTTCGCGTTCGAGCCCGGGCAGTGCGCCATCCCGACCCCGCGCGCGGCGAACAGCGCGATGTCCTCGTCGGACAGGTGGATGGCGTGCGCGGCCAGCGTCCGGCCCCGCAGCATCCCGACCTTCTCCAGCAGCGTGGGCACCGAGCCGTGCGCTTCACGCTGCTTGACGTCTTCGAGCGCCGCCTCGGCCACGTGGATCTGCACCAGCGCGCCCCGCTCGGCCGCGGATTCCGCGGTCGCCCGCAGCGCCTCCTCGTTCAGCATGTACGCCGAGTGCGGCCCGTAGCCGACCTCGATCCGCTCGCCCGGCCCGAACCGGAGGCCGTCCGTGTCGATCCAGCGTTCGATGCTCTTCAGCATCGCGCGCCAATCCATCCCGGGCAGTTCCATGATCGGCGGGCCCAGCACCACGCGGCCACCGGTGGTGAGCACCGCGTCTGCGAGCTGCTCGCCTTCGAAGTACATCTCCGCGCTGGTCGTGACACCGTGCCGCAGCATCTCGACCGAGCCCAGCAGCATGCCGGTGCGGATGTCGGCGGGCTTCAGCTTCGCTTCGGTGGGCCAGATGATCTCGGTCAGCCACGGCAGCAGCGGCAGGTCGCCGCCCATCCCGCGCAGCAGCGTCATCGGGCTGTGCGCGTGCGCGTTGACCAGACCGGGCAGGAGGATGCCGCTCAACCGGGTGACGGGAGCGGACGTTTCGGGTGCCTCGGACGCAGGACCGACATGGGTGATCCGCCCCGCCTCGTCCACGTCGACCACGGCGTCACGCAGCAACGAGCAGGCGGGGTCGGCGGGGAGAACGACGGGAGCGTGGAAACGGCGTTGCATGAACCGAGCTTACGGTTAGTCCACCACTCCGCTCCGCCACGCCCACGCCGCGATCTCCACCCGGTTCCGCGCGCCGACCTTTCCCTGCACCGACGCCAGATGCGTCTTCACCGTCGACAGCGACAGGAACAGCTCGGCCCCGATCTCCGTGTTCGTCAGCCCCTTCGCGGCCGCCTTCACGACGTCCAGCTCCCGCGCGGTCAACGGCTCCGAAGGCGGGCTGACGTCGCGTTTCACCGCGCCGCCGTCGAAATGCTTCAGCAGCCGGACGGTGATCTGCGGCGAGACCAGCGCGTCCCCGCGCGCGGCCGCGCGTACGGCTTCGATCAGCAGCGCGGGCCCGGCGTCCTTCAGCAGGAACCCGCTCGCGCCGTTCCGCAGCGCGGTGTGCACGTACTCGTCGAGGTCGAACGTCGTGACCACCACCACCTTCAGCGGATCGGTGACGTCCGGGCCCGCCAGCTGCTTGGTGACTTCGAGCCCGTCGATCCCGGGCATGCGGATGTCCAGCAGGCAGACGTCCGGCCGCAGTTCGCGCGCCTTCGCGACCGCCGAGACCCCGTCCGCCACGTCGGCGACCACCTCGATGTCGTCCTGCGCGTCCAGGATCATCCGGAAGCCGATCCGCACCATGTCCTGGTCGTCGGCGATCAATACCCGGATCACTCTTCTCCTTCAAGTGGTAGCCACGCTTCGACGCGCCATCCGCCGCCCGGCGCCCGCCCGGCGGAAAGCCGGCCGTGCAGCAGGGCGACCCGTTCGCGCATGCCGATCAGACCGTAGCCGCCCGACCCACCGGCCGGACGCCGCTGGGGCTCGCGTCCGTCATCGGTCACCTGGAGGTGCAGTTCGTTCCCGGTCACCTCGGCGATGACCAGCGCCTCCTTCGCGCCCGACGCGTGCTTGCCGACGTTCGTCAACGACTCCTGCACCAGCCGCAACGCCGACCGCCCGACCTCGTGCGGCACGTTCGACGGCAGTTCGAGCTTCATCGACGTCTTCACGCCGTGGTTCGACCGTTCGATCAGCGTGCGCAGGTCGGCGGCGAGATCGGTGGTGGCCTGTTCGCTGAACTCGCTGCTCCCGGCCGGTGCGTCGCCGCGCATGCTCCGCACGAGCCGCCGCATCGCCGCCAGCGCCTCCACCCCGGCGTCCTCGATCCGGCCCATCGCCTCGACCGCGACCTGCGGGTTCTTCTCGCCCATCATCTTCGCCGCCTGCGCCTGCACGACGATCCCGGTGACGTGGTGGGCGACGACGTCGTGCAGCTCCCGCGCCAGCGCCATCCGCTCCGACGTCTGGGCGTCACTGATCGCCGACTGGATGACCTGCGTGCGTTCCGAATCCCGCGAACGCAACGCCAGGCCGACCGCCACCGAGATGCCGAGCAGCAGCACCGCGGCCACGG from Amycolatopsis sp. EV170708-02-1 includes:
- a CDS encoding SDR family oxidoreductase, encoding MADLPQALVTGATRGIGAAVARALAPTHRLLLGGRDADALGELAGTLPDARPWPIDLTDDEALETATAEFGELDVLVHSAGVARLGTVETATDADWRANFEVNVLAVVTLTRRLLPALRVSKGHVVVINSGAGQNARPGWGPYAASKFAVRAFADSLREEESALRVTSIYPGRTDTEMQQAIVADEGRAYEPERFLRPESVAAAVLSAVSATGDAHPTEVILRPRGLV
- a CDS encoding amidohydrolase family protein, with product MQRRFHAPVVLPADPACSLLRDAVVDVDEAGRITHVGPASEAPETSAPVTRLSGILLPGLVNAHAHSPMTLLRGMGGDLPLLPWLTEIIWPTEAKLKPADIRTGMLLGSVEMLRHGVTTSAEMYFEGEQLADAVLTTGGRVVLGPPIMELPGMDWRAMLKSIERWIDTDGLRFGPGERIEVGYGPHSAYMLNEEALRATAESAAERGALVQIHVAEAALEDVKQREAHGSVPTLLEKVGMLRGRTLAAHAIHLSDEDIALFAARGVGMAHCPGSNAKLASGIARVTELRKAGVAIGLGTDGPASNDDIDLWEELQLSAMFARLATGDSTVLTAADAFLLGTRGGADALGRTDIGALETGRWADMVHVDLDDPAFAAGLDVPDVQLLSNLVWAAGSRRVRDVWVAGEQVVGDGESLRVDRAQVQAEVADTSARLRA
- a CDS encoding response regulator transcription factor, producing the protein MIRVLIADDQDMVRIGFRMILDAQDDIEVVADVADGVSAVAKARELRPDVCLLDIRMPGIDGLEVTKQLAGPDVTDPLKVVVVTTFDLDEYVHTALRNGASGFLLKDAGPALLIEAVRAAARGDALVSPQITVRLLKHFDGGAVKRDVSPPSEPLTARELDVVKAAAKGLTNTEIGAELFLSLSTVKTHLASVQGKVGARNRVEIAAWAWRSGVVD